Proteins co-encoded in one Gouania willdenowi chromosome 1, fGouWil2.1, whole genome shotgun sequence genomic window:
- the LOC114464831 gene encoding neuroblast differentiation-associated protein AHNAK: MDRKMKHRRGRSLSEALVLDKAEDGGVVISSIDTALSNQNLNEGDKILGATITFDQLSKEQVIKLLKLMEPYDDNIQVLTKNHRSRSLGNLDECAKTPEEMLQDSYSKLYNAKIKKYMRGGGLDVERHSMSGDASVLPTLPRSPKVGLKHDTGLPRLGVDFGLLKSKTVTLEDSQSDVKDILSGSNLNLPPLGTSSTLLPIGKLEARSPKFNGPDSHISGTIPDSSLEHGIDTGLSNTLNVPKVSIEGLNQEYKMPKFKVPDLDLSGPSFNSSELEVNTTDLENPDISFGKLGLKDPKMPDLNGDDFSELSRPSTGFDLQVPDIKGISAPNTNVPKAKMRGQKLQPAYKAPKFTMPKFGLPDVQVPEFSSGGGLDFGVSKPEFNQYSPFPNINGTQLNLGKLNNPEFNLSSPKIEGTGIDIPNTDIRKPKLDLSSPGGKLHLPSGKIKGLSLNKPNFEASNLDINTDLNSPNLNLKSMKGGINFPDLDLPKSKLEGPNMSLKGPKTDLEMPDFDIAGLSEKFKMPKLEGPTLDLSSPDLNLSGPNLGGSINAPNLNKDPKMPKLDLNTSKLNLDIPSGKLKTPDLHGPDWNIRAPSGKLKMPKFNLSGTLGKAKAPKMDVNAPDLDLPNVDFKSPKLDTNTPDINIGSPKSKLKFPKLKLPKFGQPSLKGPEFNGKLDIPDVNTPNVGLKGPKGNLDMNVGSLSGKLRKPNFNFPDFGLSAPKLEGPNLDLKSPDLNLSGDNLSTGMNAPSLSMPKVDLKTPKLDINTADLNLDMPSGKLKTPDLHGPNWDIKAPSGKLKMPKMNMSGTLPKGLNLDYNGDLKSPDWSPKTPKLGGGINAPTLDVSTPEVSIGSPKSKLKLPKLKMPKFGQPGIDGNLDIPDINVNAPKAEFGSLSGKLKKPNLNLSDFNLSAPKFDGPNIDLKAPNFNAPEHNMPKLDLKTPKLDFSPSKLDLDMPSGKLKTPEFHRPNWDVDAPSGKLKMPKFDLSGTLPKGPKMDLNPDLKTPDFSLKAPKLKGGVDVPNMDLPNINLKASKLDMSTPDLNFGSPKAKMRIPKMKMPKANLQGWKGPEMEGPNLDINAPNINLKGPHSGIEMPDVELASTSRKLKLPQFKMPDVGFSSPEFDGPDLDIGTPDLGGKLIKAPNVKLNSDLRSPDFKAPKLGLPNVDIEPKLDINTPKLNVDLPSGKLKAPELRHPEWDGNGPSGKHKMPKIDLSGTLPKVPNMDLNPDINLPELNLKAPKLHSGINAPKLDLPNMDLKGPKLDANNPNVNIGLPDAKFRKPKLDISKGYNVDMEGDLPGPDVSLPNLDLSGAEGKFQMPTLNTPDFRVSRSKVRTPDLNVSGDKLTDAVIPNQPNAELNVPKLDLNVKSPDLDGNIRLPNHSFTGPQVKGSNMDLNVPKPGIHLRAPDLNVDDPLLNFKPSFNNRRSDTIGAKMKTPDLDVDEGIRIQHTERKAPKPKPRTNPPGGDSLRQHIDLSRADLNIDDFTGKNHVLRARGSNAQSGLKLDLVDPKKDNGSPSMRARPSHIKVPDSSDGYYVTVFPKEENTPTSNRKYNTLGGLDFDPGNLDLEVPDQNDQKGSAFFFLQPCIAFKALSFVNLLF, encoded by the exons ATGGATCGGAAG ATGAAACACCGCAGGGGGAGGAGCCTCTCTGAGGCCCTGGTCCTGGATAAAGCAGAGGATGGAGGTGTGGTCATTTCCAGTATCGATACAGCTCTTTCCAACCAAAACCTGAATGAAG GGGATAAAATATTAGGGGCAACCATCACATTTGACCAGCTTTCGAAAGAGCAAGTCATCAAACTCCTGAAGCTGATGGAGCCCTATGATGACAACATCCAAGTCCTCACGAAGAACCATCGCAGCAGGAGCCTGGGAAATCTCGACGAGTGTGCCAAGACACCGGAGGAa ATGCTGCAGGATTCCTACAGCAAACTCTACAATGCCAAGATTAAGAAGTATATGCGAGGGGGCGGACTTGATGTAGAAAGACATTCCATGAGTGGGGATGCTTCTGTTCTTCCAACATTACCAAGGTCACCCAAAGTTGGCCTAAAACATGACACAGGGTTGCCCCGCCTTGGAGTTGATTTTGGACTGCTAAAATCAAAGACCGTGACATTGGAAGACTCACAATCAGATGTTAAAGACATCTTAAGTGGCAGTAATCTGAACCTTCCACCATTAGGCACCAGCTCAACTCTGTTACCAATAGGGAAACTTGAAGCTAGAAGTCCAAAGTTTAATGGTCCTGACAGCCATATTTCTGGGACAATACCGGACTCTTCACTTGAACACGGAATTGACACTGGCCTGTCCAATACTCTTAATGTTCCTAAAGTGAGCATTGAAGGACTAAACCAAGAATACAAAATGCCAAAATTCAAAGTGCCTGACCTGGACCTATCTGGACCTTCTTTCAATAGTTCTGAATTAGAGGTAAATACCACAGATCTAGAAAATCCAGACATTTCTTTCGGTAAACTCGGTCTCAAGGACCCAAAAATGCCTGATCTGAATGGAGATGACTTTTCAGAGTTGTCAAGACCATCCACTGGCTTTGATCTGCAAGTGCCGGATATTAAGGGTATTTCTGCACCCAATACAAATGTTCCCAAAGCCAAAATGAGAGGACAGAAACTGCAACCGGCATACAAGGCTCCTAAGTTTACAATGCCCAAATTTGGCTTACCAGATGTTCAAGTACCTGAGTTTTCATCTGGTGGTGGACTAGATTTCGGTGTGTCTAAACCAGAGTTTAACCAATATTCACCATTTCCGAATATAAATGGAACACAGTTAAACCTAGGAAAACTGAACAATCCAGAGTTTAATCTTTCATCGCCTAAAATTGAAGGGACGGGTATTGATATACCAAATACGGACATCCGTAAACCTAAACTAGATCTCTCTAGCCCTGGTGGTAAGTTACATTTACCCTCGGGTAAAATAAAAGGACTGTCACTGAATAAACCAAATTTTGAAGCCTCGAATTTGGACATAAACACAGATCTAAACTCACCCAacctaaatcttaaatctatgAAGGGTGGGATTAATTTCCCTGATTTAGACCTGCCAAAGTCAAAGTTAGAAGGACCTAATATGAGCCTTAAAGGTCCTAAAACTGATCTAGAAATGCCAGATTTTGACATTGCAGGACTGTCTGAAAAATTCAAGATGCCAAAGTTAGAAGGTCCTACTTTGGACTTAAGTTCCCCTGACCTGAATCTTTCTGGTCCCAATCTTGGTGGGAGTATCAATGCACCCAACTTGAACAAGGATCCAAAAATGCCCAAGTTGGACCTTAATACTTCTAAACTTAATTTGGACattccatctggaaaactgaaAACTCCAGATCTCCATGGTCCTGACTGGAATATTAGGGCTCCATCTGGGAAATTAAAAATGCCTAAATTTAACCTTTCAGGTACATTGGGAAAAGCAAAAGCACCAAAAATGGATGTAAATGCTCCTGATTTGGATTTACCCAACGTGGACTTCAAATCTCCAAAGTTGGATACGAACACGCCTGACATCAACATTGGGTCACCAAAGTCTAAGCTAAAATTCCCCAAACTGAAATTGCCCAAATTTGGCCAACCAAGCCTCAAAGGACCTGAGTTCAATGGCAAACTTGATATACCAGATGTAAACACTCCTAATGTCGGCCTTAAAGGTCCAAAAGGTAATCTTGACATGAATGTTGGCAGTTTGTCTGGAAAGTTAAGAAAGCCAAACTTCAACTTTCCTGATTTTGGACTTTCTGCTCCAAAATTAGAAGGTCCTAACTTGGATCTTAAATCACCTGACTTGAATCTCTCTGGTGACAATCTCAGCACAGGTATGAATGCTCCAAGCCTAAGTATGCCCAAGGTTGATCTCAAAACCCCTAAATTGGACATTAACACCGCTGATCTTAATTTAGATATGCCATCAGGAAAACTAAAAACCCCAGACCTCCATGGCCCTAACTGGGATATTAAAGCTCCATCAGGCAAATTAAAAATGCCTAAAATGAACATGTCAGGTACATTACCAAAAGGACTGAATTTGGATTATAATGGAGACCTAAAGTCACCTGATTGGAGTCCCAAAACTCCCAAGCTAGGGGGTGGAATTAATGCCCCAACTTTGGATGTCAGCACTCCAGAGGTCAGCATTGGCTCACCAAAGTCAAAGCTGAAATTACCTAAACTGAAAATGCCCAAGTTTGGGCAACCAGGTATTGATGGAAATTTAGACATCCCAGACATTAATGTAAATGCACCAAAAGCTGAATTTGGCAGTCTTTCCGGAAAGTTGAAAAAGCCAAATTTAAACCTGTCTGATTTTAATCTTTCTGCACCAAAGTTTGACGGTCCGAATATAGACCTCAAAGCTCCTAATTTCAATGCTCCAGAACATAACATGCCCAAGCTGGATTTAAAAACCCCTAAACTGGACTTCAGTCCATCAAAGCTTGATTTAGACATGCCATCTGGTAAATTGAAGACACCGGAGTTCCATCGCCCAAACTGGGATGTCGATGCTCCCTCTGGCAAATTGAAAATGCCTAAATTTGACCTTTCGGGTACTTTACCAAAAGGTCCAAAGATGGATCTAAATCCAGACTTAAAGACACCTGACTTTAGCCTAAAAGCACCAAAGCTAAAGGGCGGAGTGGATGTGCCTAACATGGATTTACCAAACATTAACTTAAAAGCTTCTAAGCTGGATATGAGCACACCAGATCTAAACTTTGGCTCACCCAAAGCTAAGATGAGAATTCCAAAAATGAAAATGCCAAAAGCTAATCTACAAGGTTGGAAAGGACCAGAAATGGAAGGTCCTAATCTTGACATTAATGCACCAAATATCAACCTCAAAGGACCTCACTCAGGTATTGAAATGCCAGATGTAGAACTCGCCAGCACTTCAAGGAAATTGAAATTGCCCCAGTTTAAGATGCCTGATGTGGGATTCTCTAGTCCAGAGTTTGATGGCCCAGACTTAGATATTGGGACACCAGATCTTGGTGGCAAATTAATCAAGGCACCAAATGTGAAATTGAATTCAGATCTGAGATCACCAGATTTCAAAGCACCAAAGTTGGGTTTACCAAATGTGGACATTGAGCCAAAACTGGATATTAATACTCCAAAGCTTAACGTAGACCTTCCCTCAGGTAAACTGAAAGCTCCTGAACTGCGTCATCCAGAATGGGATGGTAATGGCCCTTCAGGTAAACATAAAATGCCTAAAATTGATCTTTCTGGAACATTACCAAAAGTACCAAATATGGATTTAAATCCAGATATTAATTTACCAGAATTAAACCTGAAAGCTCCAAAGCTACACAGTGGAATCAATGCTCCGAAACTTGATTTACCAAACATGGACCTGAAAGGTCCAAAGTTAGATGCCAACAATCCGAATGTGAACATTGGTTTACCTGATGCAAAGTTCAGAAAGCCCAAACTTGACATATCAAAAGGCTACAATGTTGACATGGAAGGAGACTTACCAGGACCTGATGTGAGTTTGCCTAATTTAGATCTGAGTGGAGCTGAGGGAAAGTTTCAAATGCCAACATTAAACACACCTGACTTTAGAGTATCAAGATCTAAAGTAAGAACACCAGATTTAAATGTTTCAGGAGACAAACTAACTGATGCAGTTATTCCAAATCAACCAAATGCTGAGTTAAATGTTCCCAAGCTAGACCTCAATGTGAAATCTCCAGATCTAGATGGTAACATCAGACTTCCGAATCATTCCTTTACAGGCCCACAGGTTAAGGGGTCAAACATGGATCTCAATGTTCCCAAACCTGGAATACATCTCAGAGCTCCAGACCTAAACGTTGATGATCCTTTACTGAACTTTAAACCCTCATTCAACAATCGCAGATCAGATACAATTGGAGCAAAGATGAAAACACCTGATCTGGATGTAGATGAAGGTATCAGGATTCAGCACACTGAGAGAAAAGCACCCAAACCCAAACCACGGACCAACCCACCTGGTGGAGACTCCCTGAGGCAGCACATTGATTTATCTCGTGCTGATCTCAACATTGATGATTTCACAGGAAAAAATCATGTGCTCCGGGCCAGGGGATCAAACGCTCAGTCGGGGCTAAAGCTTGACCTTGTAGATCCCAAAAAGGACAATGGAAGCCCAAGTATGAGGGCACGTCCATCACACATAAAAGTACCAGACAGTTCAGATGGATACtatgtgactgtttttcctAAAGAGGAAAATACACCAACATCCAACCGTAAATATAACACACTGGGAGGGCTCGACTTTGACCCAGGAAATTTAGATCTTGAAGTTCCAGATCAGAACGACCAAAAAGGTTCAgcgtttttttttctacaaccTTGTATAGCTTTCAAAGCACTCTCCTTTGTCAATTtgctgttttaa